A window of the Streptomyces albireticuli genome harbors these coding sequences:
- a CDS encoding cytochrome P450: MRISVPVEGQDIDLDTVDLFDPRLYATGDPHPVWHALRQRAPVHRQTLPDGRSFWSVTKYHDVNDVLRDHTRFTSTKGTLLSILGAQDPAGGKMMAASDPPTHTAMREPLMKVMSHRALKDRQPQIRRIVHRRMLSHLLDGGVWDIATTAADFPMAFTGSLMGLPERDWPRLTKLTTMAVAPTDSEFQEGSGHGTLVAAHHELFDYFSRFVRRHPGGDDDLVGFLTGMEAGGRRLRHDEIVYNCYSLLLGANVTTPHAIASTVLALIEHPEEYRRLLADPSLVPGAVDEGLRWSSPANHFMRYAVHDLELRGVSIKRGDALVTWLGSANRDEDVFPDPYRFDITRRPNRHVAFGFGPHYCIGAPLAKIALNLLFEEIVRVVERFEVAGPVEHLESNFVAGIKHLPLTARLRDGAEDLLRDAVQDGLVEA, from the coding sequence GTGAGGATCAGCGTTCCCGTCGAGGGCCAGGACATCGACCTGGACACCGTCGACCTCTTCGACCCCCGGCTGTACGCCACCGGCGACCCGCACCCCGTCTGGCACGCCCTGCGGCAGCGGGCCCCCGTCCACCGGCAGACCCTGCCCGACGGGCGGTCGTTCTGGTCGGTGACCAAATACCACGACGTCAACGACGTACTGCGGGACCACACCCGCTTCACCTCCACCAAGGGCACCCTGCTGAGCATCCTCGGCGCCCAGGACCCGGCCGGCGGCAAGATGATGGCCGCCAGCGACCCGCCCACGCACACCGCGATGCGCGAGCCGCTGATGAAGGTCATGTCCCACCGGGCCCTGAAGGACCGGCAGCCGCAGATCCGCCGGATCGTGCACCGCCGCATGCTCTCCCACCTGCTGGACGGCGGCGTCTGGGACATCGCGACCACGGCCGCCGACTTCCCCATGGCGTTCACCGGCTCCCTCATGGGCCTGCCCGAACGGGACTGGCCGCGGCTGACCAAGCTCACCACCATGGCCGTCGCCCCCACCGACTCCGAGTTCCAGGAGGGCAGCGGCCACGGCACCCTGGTCGCCGCCCACCACGAGCTCTTCGACTACTTCTCCCGGTTCGTCCGCCGGCACCCCGGCGGGGACGACGACCTCGTCGGCTTCCTGACCGGCATGGAGGCCGGCGGCCGCCGGCTGCGCCACGACGAGATCGTCTACAACTGCTACAGCCTGCTCCTGGGCGCCAACGTCACCACCCCGCACGCCATCGCCTCGACCGTCCTCGCCCTCATCGAGCACCCGGAGGAGTACCGGCGGCTGCTCGCCGACCCCTCCCTGGTGCCCGGCGCCGTCGACGAGGGCCTGCGCTGGTCCTCACCCGCCAACCACTTCATGCGCTACGCCGTCCACGACCTCGAACTGCGCGGCGTGTCCATCAAACGGGGCGACGCGCTCGTCACCTGGCTCGGCTCGGCCAACCGCGACGAGGACGTCTTCCCCGACCCGTACCGCTTCGACATCACCCGCCGCCCCAACCGGCACGTCGCCTTCGGCTTCGGCCCGCACTACTGCATCGGCGCGCCCCTGGCGAAGATCGCCCTGAACCTCCTCTTCGAGGAGATCGTGCGCGTGGTGGAGCGCTTCGAGGTCGCGGGCCCCGTCGAGCACCTGGAGTCGAACTTCGTGGCCGGCATCAAGCACCTGCCGCTGACCGCCCGGCTGCGCGACGGAGCGGAAGACCTGCTGAGGGACGCCGTACAGGACGGACTGGTCGAAGCATGA
- a CDS encoding M20/M25/M40 family metallo-hydrolase, whose product MSTGTKNPTGFPTDPVGIAQRLIRFATVNPPGAEAACVHWVRDLLDAAGLDTRLLAKDPGRPNLIARLPGRGLVPPLLLHAHVDVVPVAGQEWTRDPFGGEVVDGELWGRGAVDMKGHLAMMLAALLRLAAAGTPPAGDVVLAVVADEEAGSATGARFLVEEHPELFAGVRHAIGEDGGAELGLGRQVRLHPVVVAEKRAVWVRATLHGTPGHASRAAGPTGAAHKLQRLLTAIDGGGLGTLMTPAVDRMLQELAAALPQPFGSRVAAFRADPDDPAALAGMDETDARYLRSLVQHTVNATVVHGGTATNVLPARIDVELDGRLLPGDFGREDFLRQLRERVGCDMDLEVLVEGDKMPAPRLDGFYERLAGILKAKDPEGIPFPMVTTASTDARLFPRLGIQCYGWLPLLHDLDRSYRGRLHCPDERIAVGALEFGADCFHELLIGHD is encoded by the coding sequence ATGAGCACCGGCACGAAGAACCCCACCGGCTTCCCCACCGACCCCGTCGGCATCGCCCAGCGGCTCATCCGCTTCGCGACCGTCAACCCGCCCGGGGCGGAAGCCGCCTGCGTGCACTGGGTACGCGACCTCCTCGACGCCGCCGGGCTCGACACCCGGCTGCTGGCCAAGGACCCCGGCCGGCCCAACCTGATCGCCCGGCTGCCCGGCCGGGGCCTCGTGCCGCCGCTGCTGCTCCACGCCCACGTGGACGTCGTCCCGGTGGCCGGGCAGGAATGGACCAGGGACCCCTTCGGCGGCGAGGTCGTCGACGGGGAACTGTGGGGGCGCGGCGCGGTCGACATGAAGGGCCACCTGGCCATGATGCTGGCCGCCCTGCTGCGGCTCGCCGCCGCCGGGACCCCGCCGGCCGGGGACGTCGTCCTCGCGGTCGTCGCCGACGAGGAGGCGGGCAGCGCCACCGGCGCCCGCTTCCTCGTCGAGGAACACCCCGAGCTCTTCGCGGGCGTCCGCCACGCCATCGGCGAGGACGGCGGCGCCGAACTCGGCCTCGGCCGCCAGGTGCGGCTGCACCCCGTCGTGGTCGCCGAGAAGCGCGCCGTATGGGTCCGCGCGACCCTGCACGGCACGCCCGGCCACGCCTCCCGCGCGGCCGGCCCCACCGGCGCCGCGCACAAGCTCCAGCGGCTGCTCACCGCCATCGACGGCGGTGGCCTGGGCACCCTCATGACCCCGGCCGTCGACCGCATGCTCCAGGAGCTGGCGGCGGCCCTGCCGCAGCCCTTCGGCTCGCGCGTCGCCGCCTTCCGGGCCGACCCCGACGACCCCGCCGCCCTCGCCGGCATGGACGAGACCGACGCCCGCTACCTGCGCTCCCTCGTCCAGCACACCGTCAACGCCACCGTCGTCCACGGCGGCACGGCCACCAACGTCCTGCCCGCCCGGATCGACGTCGAGCTCGACGGCCGGCTGCTGCCCGGCGACTTCGGCCGCGAGGACTTCCTCCGGCAACTGCGCGAACGCGTCGGCTGCGACATGGACCTGGAGGTCCTCGTCGAAGGCGACAAGATGCCCGCGCCACGGCTCGACGGGTTCTACGAACGGCTCGCCGGCATCCTCAAGGCGAAGGACCCCGAAGGCATCCCCTTCCCCATGGTGACGACCGCTTCCACCGACGCCCGCCTCTTCCCCCGGCTCGGCATCCAGTGCTACGGGTGGCTCCCGCTGCTGCACGACCTCGACCGCTCCTACCGCGGCCGGCTGCACTGCCCCGACGAGCGGATCGCCGTCGGCGCCCTGGAGTTCGGGGCGGACTGCTTCCACGAATTGCTGATCGGCCATGACTGA
- a CDS encoding GNAT family N-acetyltransferase, with the protein MTERTPWPDTATGPGVVALTTGQALAAGRPDRIAALTRAAYRGSDPLPGLPVPDGAAETADRVRADVARGATVWLAHDHAGEPAGTLRVHARPDGAWEIGRVSVGPAARGGGVARALLRAVESAAAAHGVPVLRLDAVVERCLPPLYARLGFTPVHHWPSDDKPLTEVTMERRPGTPVDPRTPPWAAPDPDALCVRWLTTPAALVAVVGDDTAAVPGARLAGLDVWHGATSPQRAGLTERLAALGRRVGDTVIAFPSARAATRAHLMPRTVEPRLHAWCRFRPGAEPPLRALSAVPTAAVRCT; encoded by the coding sequence ATGACTGAACGGACCCCGTGGCCGGACACGGCGACCGGCCCGGGCGTGGTCGCCCTGACCACCGGGCAGGCCCTCGCCGCCGGCCGCCCGGACCGCATCGCCGCCCTCACCAGAGCCGCCTACCGCGGCTCCGACCCGCTGCCCGGCCTGCCCGTCCCCGACGGCGCCGCCGAGACCGCGGACCGGGTCCGCGCCGACGTGGCCCGCGGCGCGACCGTCTGGCTCGCGCACGACCACGCGGGCGAGCCCGCCGGGACCCTGCGCGTCCACGCCCGGCCCGACGGCGCCTGGGAGATCGGCCGGGTCTCGGTCGGCCCCGCCGCCCGCGGCGGGGGAGTGGCCCGGGCCCTGCTGCGCGCCGTGGAGAGCGCCGCCGCCGCACACGGCGTGCCCGTGCTCCGCCTGGACGCGGTCGTCGAACGCTGCCTGCCCCCGCTCTACGCGCGCCTGGGCTTCACACCCGTGCACCACTGGCCGAGCGACGACAAACCGCTCACCGAGGTCACCATGGAACGCCGCCCCGGCACACCCGTGGACCCCCGCACACCACCCTGGGCGGCGCCGGACCCGGACGCCCTGTGCGTCCGGTGGCTGACGACCCCCGCCGCGCTCGTCGCCGTCGTCGGCGACGACACGGCCGCCGTCCCCGGGGCCCGCCTCGCCGGCCTCGACGTCTGGCACGGCGCGACCTCCCCGCAGCGGGCCGGCCTCACGGAGCGGCTCGCCGCGCTCGGCCGCCGCGTCGGCGACACGGTGATCGCCTTCCCGTCCGCACGCGCCGCCACGCGCGCCCACCTCATGCCCCGCACCGTGGAGCCACGCCTGCACGCCTGGTGCCGCTTCCGGCCCGGCGCCGAGCCGCCTCTGCGGGCCCTTTCCGCCGTCCCTACTGCCGCAGTCAGGTGCACTTGA
- a CDS encoding BtrH N-terminal domain-containing protein, translated as MKALLENVRPWRHDLGGCLHGCLATLLEHRGIPALPVLGAAWTFRHFPGGVRREEYYYPCANGESLLAALAPHHPVRSTWHEPADATTGWEQVRDAVTAGTPVAVAVDNYHLPFRPAYRDVHSNHLVVVHGFDEERGTVRVLDAVPPAFHGDITLDELTAARDSGNELVHERDMFFTGVHIDNRWLSLVLDAAPEDFPALDRTEVARVLGLNLAHFAAPADGDTCTGLAGQQAFLEDNVKRLTAGEDIRDELFVAAGAALACTAVHADWLAHAGRTLDLPGLVEQARSVERVAHHWSAIRIMAALTRDGGLTPRRLAGRVHALLKDHESVLTALEDERAEL; from the coding sequence GTGAAGGCCCTGCTGGAGAACGTCCGCCCCTGGCGCCACGACCTCGGCGGCTGCCTGCACGGCTGCCTGGCCACGCTCCTGGAGCACCGCGGCATCCCCGCGCTGCCCGTCCTCGGCGCGGCCTGGACCTTCCGCCACTTCCCCGGCGGCGTCCGCCGCGAGGAGTACTACTACCCCTGCGCGAACGGCGAATCGCTGCTGGCCGCGCTCGCCCCCCACCACCCCGTACGCTCCACCTGGCACGAGCCCGCCGACGCGACGACCGGCTGGGAACAGGTCAGGGACGCGGTGACCGCCGGCACGCCCGTCGCCGTCGCCGTCGACAACTACCACCTGCCGTTCCGCCCCGCCTACCGGGACGTGCACTCCAACCACCTGGTCGTCGTGCACGGCTTCGACGAGGAACGCGGCACCGTCCGCGTCCTGGACGCCGTGCCGCCGGCCTTCCACGGCGACATCACCCTCGACGAGCTCACCGCCGCGCGCGACTCCGGCAACGAACTGGTCCACGAGCGCGACATGTTCTTCACCGGCGTCCACATCGACAACCGCTGGCTCTCCCTCGTCCTGGACGCCGCCCCCGAGGACTTCCCCGCGCTCGACCGCACCGAGGTCGCCCGGGTCCTCGGCCTCAACCTCGCGCACTTCGCCGCCCCGGCCGACGGCGACACCTGCACCGGCCTCGCCGGCCAGCAGGCGTTCCTGGAGGACAACGTCAAGCGGCTCACCGCCGGCGAGGACATCCGCGACGAGCTGTTCGTCGCCGCGGGTGCCGCCCTCGCCTGCACCGCGGTCCACGCCGACTGGCTGGCCCACGCCGGGCGCACCCTCGACCTCCCCGGCCTCGTGGAACAGGCCCGGTCGGTCGAGCGCGTCGCCCACCACTGGTCGGCCATCCGCATCATGGCGGCGCTCACCCGGGACGGCGGACTCACCCCCCGGCGCCTGGCCGGCCGCGTCCACGCACTCCTGAAGGACCACGAGAGCGTCCTCACCGCACTCGAAGACGAGAGGGCAGAACTGTGA
- a CDS encoding DegT/DnrJ/EryC1/StrS family aminotransferase gives MTAQRPTDPASRLAMLGGARAVPKDLRIAAWPRVTEQDEEAVHRALASGRYTTASSGEREIPGLEEEWARFTGTRHAIAVSNGTAAITVALGALGIEPGDEVIVPALSFIATAAAPLHLLAVPVFVDIDPRTYNMTPEAVEAAITPRTRAIVVVHLHGLPAEMDEITALAARHGIAVVEDAAQAHGAEYRGRPAGSIGAINTFSLNVSKNLATCGEGGLITTDDDRLATRATMLRQFGELIPERGERSYVAHLLGWNNKPSALQAAFTRSQLTRLPEESKRRDENVRPLLERVAALPGFLPPVVPGDRTHAWHILRFRVDPAAFGLDDHLAGPLRATVQRALRAEGVPAAPYQLMPLPAQRVFRERRGLGAYPWALPGVPERPYREEDFPVTHRVIDDSFALQKAHLHPDAGPLLQRYADAFEKVWEHRDKLTGIAASMPYTHPWEQAGKIAEAEWDAAFGTPEGQS, from the coding sequence GTGACAGCACAGCGGCCGACCGACCCCGCGAGCAGGCTCGCGATGCTCGGCGGTGCCCGGGCCGTGCCCAAGGACCTGCGCATCGCCGCCTGGCCACGGGTCACCGAACAGGACGAGGAGGCCGTGCACCGGGCCCTCGCCTCCGGCCGGTACACCACCGCCTCCTCCGGCGAACGGGAGATCCCCGGCCTGGAGGAGGAGTGGGCCCGCTTCACCGGCACCCGCCACGCCATAGCCGTCAGCAACGGCACCGCCGCGATCACCGTCGCCCTCGGCGCCCTCGGCATCGAACCGGGCGACGAGGTCATCGTCCCCGCGCTGAGCTTCATCGCCACCGCGGCCGCGCCCCTGCACCTGCTCGCCGTGCCGGTCTTCGTCGACATCGACCCGCGCACCTACAATATGACCCCCGAGGCCGTCGAGGCCGCGATCACCCCGCGCACCAGGGCGATCGTCGTCGTCCACCTGCACGGCCTGCCCGCCGAGATGGACGAGATCACCGCGCTCGCCGCCCGCCACGGCATCGCCGTCGTCGAGGACGCCGCCCAGGCACACGGCGCCGAGTACCGGGGCCGCCCGGCCGGCTCCATCGGCGCGATCAACACCTTCAGCCTCAACGTCAGCAAGAACCTCGCCACCTGCGGCGAAGGCGGACTGATCACCACCGACGACGACCGGCTGGCCACCCGCGCCACCATGCTGCGCCAGTTCGGCGAGCTGATCCCCGAGCGCGGCGAACGCTCCTACGTCGCCCACCTCCTCGGCTGGAACAACAAGCCCAGCGCCCTCCAGGCCGCCTTCACCCGCAGCCAGCTCACCCGCCTGCCCGAGGAGTCCAAGCGGCGCGACGAGAACGTACGCCCGCTCCTGGAACGGGTCGCCGCCCTGCCCGGCTTCCTGCCGCCGGTCGTCCCCGGCGACCGCACCCACGCCTGGCACATCCTGCGCTTCCGCGTCGACCCGGCCGCCTTCGGCCTGGACGACCACCTCGCCGGACCGCTGCGCGCCACCGTCCAGCGCGCCCTGCGCGCCGAGGGCGTGCCCGCCGCCCCCTACCAGCTGATGCCCCTGCCCGCCCAGCGCGTCTTCCGCGAGCGCCGCGGCCTCGGCGCCTACCCCTGGGCCCTGCCCGGCGTGCCCGAACGCCCCTACCGCGAGGAGGACTTCCCGGTCACCCACCGCGTCATCGACGACTCCTTCGCCCTCCAGAAGGCCCACCTGCACCCGGACGCCGGCCCGCTGCTCCAGCGCTACGCCGACGCCTTCGAGAAGGTCTGGGAGCACCGCGACAAGCTCACCGGGATCGCCGCCTCCATGCCGTACACCCACCCCTGGGAGCAGGCCGGGAAGATCGCGGAAGCCGAGTGGGACGCCGCGTTCGGCACGCCGGAGGGACAGTCGTGA
- a CDS encoding acyl carrier protein yields the protein MSTGTQLRQELTDMWQEIFAVPDEEFDSEESLFEAGGTSLQAVQLMTRIEEAYGVQIPLPVVFAEGSVDRLAELVEEGLLASLGELSEEEALRMLQEETERAARDA from the coding sequence GTGAGCACCGGGACACAGCTCCGGCAGGAGCTCACCGACATGTGGCAGGAGATCTTCGCCGTCCCCGACGAGGAGTTCGACAGCGAGGAGAGCCTCTTCGAGGCCGGCGGCACCTCCCTCCAGGCCGTCCAGCTCATGACGCGCATCGAGGAGGCCTACGGCGTCCAGATCCCGCTGCCCGTCGTCTTCGCCGAGGGCAGCGTCGACCGGCTCGCCGAACTGGTCGAGGAAGGACTGCTCGCCTCCCTCGGAGAGCTCTCCGAGGAGGAGGCGCTGCGCATGCTCCAGGAGGAGACCGAGCGGGCCGCGCGCGATGCCTGA
- a CDS encoding non-ribosomal peptide synthetase, with product MSMTGPGETSTGTASLSDIKRALLDAKLTRQRAEAAERNRIAPVPRTGRLQVSDQQRHLWTLHQLAPGQPVYNVPFVLRLRGTLDTEALAGALRALVARHEALRTRFGSEHGVPYQSVDDAPAAWPLPVTDLSHLPGAERDDRARTLVETHARAPFDLENGPVFRTHLLRLAADEHLLVLCLHHIVTDGWSVGIVTQELAALYGSADASLPGLAVQPADHAAWQRRRLSGDGLRTQIDYWRTTLAGVPAIDFPTDRPRPSQPTWNGAELELDLPAELGAALRAWVREERVSLLAVLQAAFLTVLSRYTGEDDLAVGSVFSGRTRTEVEPLVGFFANTLVLRTSTAGDPAFRELVARCQRTVLGAMEHQDVPFGTLVEELRPERTPGRNPLFQISFTLLTGAMVGEFSLGDLAVEPVPVENGTARFDLAFQVDEATDGRLRVWLEYSTELFDRGRMERLVGHFRSVLEQAVAAPDTRVSALTLLTAGERERLLTGWNPPPVAREEDRLLLHELVERWARTDGSAPAVRFEGAELSYGELDAAANRLAHVLRADFGVGPDAVVGVLLDRGPELPVGQLATLKAGGAWLPLDPQHPTERLASYLSDARAAVVVTTGALAPALPADVPRLILDDPELRERLARTPETPLTGTTEPDHLAYIIYTSGSTGAPKGVMVSHRAAVNFVLNARELFRIGPGDRLLQFANPAFDVSVFDFYGALGSGAAVVGASRETLLDPDALQELLIRERVSVADVPPAVLRLLDPGPLSDLRALFVGLEAFPAELVNRWSNEGREFHNGYGPTEATVACVDYLCPPGGLTASPPIGRAMANHRAYVLNAETFEPVPVGVPGELFVAGAGLARGYLNRPDLTAERFVPDPFAGSGERMYRTGDVVRWREDGNLEFLGRADRQIKIRGLRIEPGEIEHALTTSPGVAQAVVTVDRPGTPEARLIAYAVAEAARSLDADALRTGLMDRLPQHMVPAQLMVLDALPLTPNGKVDHARLPAPQEGAARVHVAPRDATERDLAEIWHGLLDVPLESIGAYDSFFDLGGNSLQATRLISRIRDTFHTALEPRVLFAQPVLKDLAARIGEELATAAAEETDLEAEIAGLSEEELDRLLSEEA from the coding sequence ATGAGCATGACGGGACCGGGCGAGACCTCCACCGGGACGGCCAGTCTTTCCGACATCAAACGCGCGCTCCTGGACGCCAAGCTCACCAGGCAGCGCGCCGAGGCCGCGGAACGCAACCGCATCGCCCCCGTGCCCCGCACCGGCCGGCTCCAGGTCTCCGACCAGCAGCGCCACCTGTGGACCCTGCACCAGCTGGCGCCCGGACAGCCCGTCTACAACGTGCCCTTCGTCCTGCGCCTGCGCGGCACCCTGGACACCGAGGCCCTGGCCGGGGCCCTGCGCGCCCTCGTCGCCCGCCACGAGGCGCTCCGCACCCGCTTCGGCTCCGAGCACGGCGTGCCCTACCAGAGCGTCGACGACGCGCCCGCCGCCTGGCCGCTGCCGGTGACCGACCTCTCCCACCTGCCCGGAGCCGAACGCGACGACCGCGCCCGGACCCTCGTGGAAACCCACGCCCGCGCCCCGTTCGACCTGGAGAACGGCCCGGTCTTCCGCACCCACCTGCTCCGCCTGGCCGCCGACGAGCACCTCCTCGTGCTCTGCCTGCACCACATCGTCACCGACGGCTGGTCCGTGGGCATCGTCACCCAGGAACTGGCGGCCCTCTACGGATCGGCGGACGCCTCCCTGCCCGGCCTCGCCGTCCAGCCCGCCGACCACGCCGCCTGGCAGCGGCGCCGGCTGTCCGGCGACGGCCTGCGCACCCAGATCGACTACTGGCGCACCACCCTCGCCGGCGTCCCCGCCATCGACTTCCCCACCGACCGCCCCCGCCCCTCCCAGCCCACCTGGAACGGCGCCGAACTCGAACTGGACCTGCCCGCCGAGCTCGGCGCGGCCCTGCGCGCGTGGGTGCGCGAGGAACGCGTCTCGCTGCTCGCCGTCCTCCAGGCCGCCTTCCTGACCGTGCTCTCCCGCTACACCGGCGAGGACGACCTGGCGGTCGGCTCGGTGTTCTCGGGCCGCACCCGCACCGAGGTGGAGCCGCTGGTCGGCTTCTTCGCCAACACCCTGGTCCTGCGGACGAGCACGGCCGGCGACCCGGCCTTCCGCGAACTGGTCGCCCGCTGTCAGCGGACCGTCCTGGGCGCGATGGAACACCAGGACGTCCCCTTCGGCACCCTCGTCGAGGAGCTCCGCCCCGAGCGCACCCCCGGCCGCAACCCGCTGTTCCAGATCAGCTTCACCCTGCTCACCGGCGCCATGGTCGGCGAGTTCAGCCTCGGCGACCTGGCCGTGGAGCCCGTACCCGTGGAGAACGGCACCGCCCGCTTCGACCTCGCCTTCCAGGTCGACGAGGCCACCGACGGACGCCTGCGCGTATGGCTCGAGTACTCCACCGAATTGTTCGACCGGGGCCGGATGGAACGGCTGGTCGGCCACTTCCGCTCGGTGCTCGAACAGGCCGTGGCGGCCCCGGACACCCGGGTGAGCGCGCTGACGTTGCTGACCGCGGGCGAGCGGGAGCGACTGTTGACGGGCTGGAACCCGCCCCCCGTGGCGCGGGAGGAGGACCGGCTGCTGCTGCACGAGCTGGTGGAGCGGTGGGCGCGTACGGACGGTTCGGCGCCGGCGGTGCGTTTCGAGGGTGCCGAGCTGTCGTACGGGGAGCTGGACGCGGCGGCGAACCGGCTGGCCCATGTCCTGCGCGCCGACTTCGGCGTGGGTCCCGACGCGGTGGTCGGCGTGCTGCTGGACCGGGGCCCCGAGCTGCCCGTCGGACAGCTCGCCACCCTCAAGGCCGGTGGCGCGTGGCTCCCCCTGGACCCGCAGCACCCCACCGAACGCCTCGCGTCCTACCTCTCCGACGCCCGCGCCGCCGTCGTGGTGACCACCGGCGCGCTGGCACCGGCACTGCCCGCCGACGTACCACGGCTGATCCTGGACGACCCCGAGCTCCGCGAACGACTGGCCCGTACCCCGGAGACACCGCTCACCGGCACCACCGAGCCCGACCACCTCGCGTACATCATCTACACGTCGGGGTCGACGGGTGCGCCGAAGGGGGTGATGGTGTCGCATCGGGCTGCGGTGAATTTCGTGTTGAACGCGCGGGAGTTGTTCCGTATCGGTCCGGGGGATCGTCTGTTGCAGTTCGCGAATCCGGCGTTCGATGTGTCGGTCTTTGACTTCTATGGTGCGTTGGGTTCGGGTGCGGCGGTGGTGGGTGCGTCGCGTGAGACGTTGTTGGATCCGGATGCGTTGCAGGAGTTGTTGATACGTGAGCGGGTGTCGGTGGCGGATGTGCCGCCGGCGGTGTTGAGGTTGTTGGATCCGGGGCCGTTGTCGGATCTGCGGGCGTTGTTCGTGGGGTTGGAGGCGTTTCCGGCGGAGTTGGTGAACCGGTGGTCGAACGAGGGGCGTGAGTTCCACAACGGTTATGGTCCGACCGAGGCGACGGTGGCGTGTGTGGATTATCTGTGTCCGCCGGGTGGTCTGACGGCGTCGCCGCCGATCGGTCGTGCGATGGCGAATCACCGTGCGTACGTCCTGAACGCGGAGACTTTCGAGCCGGTGCCGGTGGGTGTTCCTGGTGAGTTGTTCGTGGCGGGCGCCGGTCTGGCGCGGGGTTATCTGAACCGTCCGGATCTGACGGCGGAGCGTTTTGTCCCGGATCCGTTCGCGGGGTCCGGTGAGCGGATGTACCGCACGGGGGATGTGGTGCGGTGGCGTGAGGACGGCAACCTCGAATTCCTCGGCCGCGCGGACCGGCAGATCAAGATCCGCGGGTTGCGCATCGAACCCGGCGAGATCGAACACGCCCTGACCACCAGCCCCGGCGTCGCCCAGGCCGTCGTCACCGTCGACCGTCCCGGCACACCCGAGGCACGCCTCATCGCCTACGCCGTCGCCGAGGCCGCCCGGTCGCTGGACGCCGACGCCCTGCGCACCGGGCTCATGGACCGGCTTCCCCAGCACATGGTCCCGGCCCAGCTCATGGTCCTCGACGCCTTGCCGCTGACTCCCAACGGCAAGGTCGACCACGCCAGGCTCCCCGCGCCCCAGGAGGGAGCGGCCCGCGTCCACGTCGCACCGCGCGACGCGACCGAGCGGGACCTCGCCGAGATCTGGCACGGGCTGCTCGACGTGCCCCTGGAATCCATCGGCGCCTACGACAGCTTCTTCGACCTGGGCGGCAACTCCCTCCAGGCCACCCGCCTCATCTCCCGCATCCGCGACACCTTCCACACCGCGCTCGAACCGCGCGTCCTCTTCGCCCAGCCGGTGCTCAAGGACCTGGCCGCCCGTATCGGCGAGGAGCTCGCGACGGCCGCCGCGGAGGAGACGGACCTCGAAGCGGAGATCGCCGGGCTGTCCGAGGAGGAGCTGGACCGACTGCTGAGTGAGGAAGCCTGA
- a CDS encoding condensation domain-containing protein, translating into MTEAMPRQTTIEEKRRALLALRLRQKRAAEAGADRIRPVLRDGRPLTPSYQQEGLWFLHQMEPGSPVYNVPFALRLRGPLKPDALSEAFRLLVARHEALRTRFPGDDGEPRLVVDEAPASWSLPVTDLSDLPEPEQEEHIRHRAHEEAVRPFDLATGPLLRTGLLRLSDTDHVLLMSLHHVVTDGWSTGIIVQDLATFYSGGELPALDLQTADFAAWQRGQLTGDVLEGQLSYWRRTLADLPVIDFPSDRPRPVEPTSSGATLETSLPGELGEGCVLSPVVSRRRCWRCFRRVC; encoded by the coding sequence ATGACCGAGGCGATGCCCCGACAGACGACGATCGAGGAGAAGCGGCGCGCGCTGCTGGCCCTGCGGCTGCGGCAGAAGCGCGCGGCGGAGGCCGGCGCCGACCGTATCCGCCCCGTCCTCCGCGACGGGCGGCCCCTCACGCCCTCCTACCAGCAGGAAGGTCTGTGGTTCCTGCACCAGATGGAGCCCGGCTCCCCGGTCTACAACGTGCCGTTCGCGCTGCGCCTGCGCGGGCCCCTGAAGCCCGACGCTCTGAGTGAGGCGTTCCGGCTGCTCGTCGCGCGGCACGAGGCGCTGCGCACCCGCTTCCCGGGAGACGACGGGGAACCGCGTCTGGTGGTCGACGAAGCCCCCGCCTCCTGGTCGCTGCCGGTGACCGACCTGTCGGACCTGCCGGAGCCGGAACAAGAGGAGCACATACGGCATCGGGCACACGAAGAGGCGGTACGGCCCTTCGACCTGGCCACCGGCCCCTTGCTGCGGACGGGTCTGCTGCGGCTGAGCGACACCGACCACGTCCTGCTGATGAGCCTGCACCACGTCGTCACCGACGGCTGGTCGACCGGGATCATCGTCCAGGACCTGGCCACCTTCTACAGCGGCGGCGAGCTGCCCGCACTCGACCTCCAGACCGCCGACTTCGCGGCCTGGCAGCGCGGGCAGCTGACCGGGGATGTCCTGGAAGGGCAGCTGTCCTACTGGCGGCGCACCCTGGCGGACCTGCCGGTTATCGACTTCCCCTCCGACCGGCCACGCCCCGTGGAACCGACGTCCTCCGGCGCCACCCTGGAGACGAGCCTGCCCGGCGAACTGGGGGAGGGCTGCGTGCTCTCGCCCGTAGTGAGCAGGCGTCGTTGCTGGCGGTGCTTCAGGCGGGTCTGCTGA